AGAAACCTTATAGACCCATTGACTTTTGAAACTTGAGGGGAGGTGAGGCAAAAATGGCAGAAGTATTAGAACGTGTAACTAAAATTGTCGTAGACCGTTTAGGTGTTGAAGAATCTCAAGTAACATTAGAAGCTTCTTTCAAAGAAGATCTTGGCGCAGATTCTCTTGATGTTGTAGAATTAGTAATGGAATTAGAAGATGAGTTCGATATGGAGATTTCTGACGAGGATGCAGAAAAAATTGCAACAGTGGGTGACACTGTAAATTACATAAATGGAAAAATGTAATCGTTAGAAATTAATTAGAGCTCCGTTTTTTATAAACGGAGCTTTCTTCCGTTTTTTGCACCAGGAAATTTTAAAATTTATAACTGTGGGGACGTCTAGCAACAGCGCCTATCGACTAGCGAATTTCTCCGTTTTCTCCCTACGATAAGTCAACATCAGCTCGCTGTGTTTCCTTTATCTCAGTCGAAACCTACGAAATTCGTACGCCGATGATCGAGGCGCTTACGCATTTGGTGACGTCTAGCTTCAGCGCCTATCGACTAGTGGATTTCTCCGTTTTCTCCTTACGATAAGTCAACATCAGCTCGCAAACCCGGCTCGCTGTGTATCCTTTATCTCGGTCGAAACCTGCGAAATCCATACGTCGATGAACAGGCGCTTGCGCATTTGGTGAAGAAAAGTGAAAATGGACTTTGCGATTCTTTTCATTTTCGAATACACTGGAATTTGAGCCTAAATATTTGATTCAAAGTGGAGGACCATAATGAAAAAGAAAAATAAAACTAGTAGAATAAATACTAAACATGAAGAAAAATTTAAACAAGTTCAAATAGATCTTCAGATTCAATTTGAAAATGAGTCCTTATTAAAACAAGCTTTTACTCATTCATCTTATGTGAATGAGCATCGGAAAAAACCATACGAAGATAATGAACGTCTTGAATTTTTAGGGGATGCAGTTTTAGAATTAACGGTTTCTAAATATTTATTTAAAAAATATCCACTTATGAGTGAGGGGGATTTAACAAAGCTAAGAGCAGCCATCGTATGTGAACCTTCCCTTGTCACCTTTGCAAATGAGTTGCATTTTGGAGAACTCATCCTGCTTGGAAAAGGGGAAGAGATGACAGGTGGACGCACTCGGCCAGCTCTTCTTGCTGATGTGTTTGAAGCATTTATTGGTGCACTTTTCCTAGACCAAGGAATGGAAACCGTTATTCGTTTTTTAAATCAATACGTCTTCCCTAAAATTAATGCCGGTGCTTTTTCTCATGTGATGGATTATAAAAGTCAACTTCAAGAACTTGTTCAACGAGATGGAAGAGGCATGATTGAGTATCGAGTGCTTCATGAAAAAGGGCCCGCACATAGTAAGGAGTTTGTTTCACAAGTATTTTATAATGATGAAGTGCTTGGGGAAGGAACTGGCCGATCAAAAAAAGAGGCGGAACAACATGCAGCACAAATGGCCTTATCAAAGTTAAAACAACATAAAGATAACAGAAAGTAGGGGAAAAGCATGTTCCTCAAACGATTGGATGTCGTTGGCTTCAAGTCCTTTGCCGAACGAGTCTCGATTGATTTTGTGCCTGGGGTAACAGCAGTAGTAGGTCCTAATGGATCTGGAAAAAGTAATATTACAGATGCCATCCGCTGGGTATTAGGGGAGCAATCTGCAAAATCATTACGAGGAGCAAAAATGGAAGATATTATTTTTGCTGGTAGTGAATCGAGAAAAGCACAAAATTTCGCTGAGGTAACACTCACACTAGACAATGAAGATCAATATTTGCCAATTGATTATAATGAAATAAGTGTAACAAGGAGAGTTTTCCGCTCCGGTGAAAGCGAATTCTTCATGAATAAGCAATCTTGTAGATTAAAAGATATAATTGATTTATTCATGGATTCGGGGCTTAGTCGCGAAGCTTTCTCTATCATCGGACAAGGGAAAATTGAAGAAATACTAAATAGCAAACCGGAAGAAAGAAGAACCATTTTTGAAGAAGCTGCAGGTGTTTTAAAATATAAAACGCGGAAAAAAAAGGCAGAGTATAAATTAGCTGAAACACAAGAAAATTTAAATCGTGTCCAGGATATTTTATACGAACTAGAAAGTCAAGTAGAGCCTTTAAAAATACAAGCTTCTATTGCCAAAGACTATCTTGAAAAGAAAAAAGATCTTGAAAGGTTTGAAGTAGCTTGTATTGTGTATGAAATTGAGGAACTTCATTCTAAATGGGAACAACTAAAGCAAGATTTACAATTACATGAGAAACAAGAAATTCAGGTTTCTTCTGCCTTGCAGCAAAAGGAAGCGAAATTAACCGAATTACGGGACAAGTTGACAGCATTAGATGAATCTGTCAGCGACTTGCAAAATGTCCTGTTAACTGCTAGTGAAGAATTAGAAAAATTAGAAGGGCGCAGAGAGGTTCTAAAGGAACGCAAAAAGAATGCAACTAATAATGAAGAACAACTTAAGATGAACCTTCAAGAAGCGACTGGAAAATTAGATCAATTACTTACCCAAAAACATCAGCTCGAGCGTGAAGTCATTTATTATGAAGCAGAAGTAACAAAGCTAAAACAATTATTACAAGAAAAACAGACAGAACTAAAGGGCTTCACAGAAAACATTGAAGAAATGATTGAGTTATTAAAAACAGACTATATTGAAACGTTAAATAAACAAGTTTCAGTCAAAAATGAAATATCCTACTGTGACCAACAAATTTCTCAATTGAACAGTAAATTAGCGAAGCTTCGCCAGGAGAACGAGAAATATGTGAATGAAAGACAACAGGTATATGAGAAGAAACAACAGCTAGAGCGTAAGGTTCAATCAGTTGGTGAACAATTAACAGAAGCAGTCCACCAATATCGCAATGGGCAAAGAATGCTTGAGGCATTAAAGTTGAAATATGAAAATCAAGAAAAGAATTTATATCAAGCTTATAAAATATTGCAGCAAGCAAAGTCACGAAAAGAAATGCTTGAGTCTATGGAAGAAGACTATGCTGGATTTTTTCAAGGTGTAAAACAAGTACTAAAAGCAAGAAATCACCCATTACAAGGGATTATTGGGGCGGTAGCTGAACTAGTTCAAGTTCCAAAAGGGTATGAAACTGCCATTGAAATTGCTCTAGGGAGTGGTATGCAACATATCGTCGTTGAAAACGAAGAATTTGGAAGAAAGGCGATTGCCTTTTTGAAGCAACACCAATATGGACGTGCCACCTTTTTGCCAATGAATGTGATAAAAGGGAAAAGATTTCCTTCGACACAACTAAATTTATTGCGCGGAGATGAACGGTTCATTGGAATTGCTTCAGATCTTGTCACATATGAAGAAAAATACGAGAATATTATCACCAACTTATTAGGGAATGTTGTCGTGGTGGAAAATTTAAAAGCTGCGAATGAGATGGCGAAGCTGCTTGCTTATCGCTACAGAATCATTACCCTTGATGGGGATCTCGTTAATCCTGGTGGCTCGATGACGGGAGGGGCATCCAAGCGAGCTTCTTCCTCTTTGCTTGCGAGAAAAGGAGAACTAGAAGAACTAAAAGCAAAGTTAGTCATAATGGAAGAGAGGACGGCTGCGGTTGAAACCCAAGTGAAAAAACTAAAGGAAGAGATCCAAACGAAGGAAAAAGAACAAGAAGCCAGTCGTTCAAAAGGTGAAACATTACGAATCGAAGAACAAAAATGGAAAGCAAATCTTCGGGAAATAGAATTGCATTTTGAAAATATGAATGAACGCCTATCGATTTATGATATGGAAAAAGATGAATATGAAAATGAATTAAAAAAACTTCAAGAAAGAAAAGAGCAATTAACGGAATCTACATTGGCGATTCAAAAGGAAATTGCCCAACTTGACAGCGAAATTCAACAATTAACAGAAAAAAGAAAAAGTGAGCGGACATCAAAGGACATATTGATAGCAGAAACAAGTGATATAAAGGCCGAACTTGCGGCGAAAAATGAGAAATTTATGTCAAGCAGGAAACAGTTCGAACGGGTTGAACAGGAAATTTTAGAAACGAATCAACGTAAAGGAAGACTGCAAGAGGATATTGAGTGGCTTCAGTCGGAAATGACAGAGAGTTTCGAAGGAGAAGGGAAATTAGAAGAACAAGCAAAA
The Oikeobacillus pervagus DNA segment above includes these coding regions:
- the acpP gene encoding acyl carrier protein, producing the protein MAEVLERVTKIVVDRLGVEESQVTLEASFKEDLGADSLDVVELVMELEDEFDMEISDEDAEKIATVGDTVNYINGKM
- the rnc gene encoding ribonuclease III → MKKKNKTSRINTKHEEKFKQVQIDLQIQFENESLLKQAFTHSSYVNEHRKKPYEDNERLEFLGDAVLELTVSKYLFKKYPLMSEGDLTKLRAAIVCEPSLVTFANELHFGELILLGKGEEMTGGRTRPALLADVFEAFIGALFLDQGMETVIRFLNQYVFPKINAGAFSHVMDYKSQLQELVQRDGRGMIEYRVLHEKGPAHSKEFVSQVFYNDEVLGEGTGRSKKEAEQHAAQMALSKLKQHKDNRK
- the smc gene encoding chromosome segregation protein SMC codes for the protein MFLKRLDVVGFKSFAERVSIDFVPGVTAVVGPNGSGKSNITDAIRWVLGEQSAKSLRGAKMEDIIFAGSESRKAQNFAEVTLTLDNEDQYLPIDYNEISVTRRVFRSGESEFFMNKQSCRLKDIIDLFMDSGLSREAFSIIGQGKIEEILNSKPEERRTIFEEAAGVLKYKTRKKKAEYKLAETQENLNRVQDILYELESQVEPLKIQASIAKDYLEKKKDLERFEVACIVYEIEELHSKWEQLKQDLQLHEKQEIQVSSALQQKEAKLTELRDKLTALDESVSDLQNVLLTASEELEKLEGRREVLKERKKNATNNEEQLKMNLQEATGKLDQLLTQKHQLEREVIYYEAEVTKLKQLLQEKQTELKGFTENIEEMIELLKTDYIETLNKQVSVKNEISYCDQQISQLNSKLAKLRQENEKYVNERQQVYEKKQQLERKVQSVGEQLTEAVHQYRNGQRMLEALKLKYENQEKNLYQAYKILQQAKSRKEMLESMEEDYAGFFQGVKQVLKARNHPLQGIIGAVAELVQVPKGYETAIEIALGSGMQHIVVENEEFGRKAIAFLKQHQYGRATFLPMNVIKGKRFPSTQLNLLRGDERFIGIASDLVTYEEKYENIITNLLGNVVVVENLKAANEMAKLLAYRYRIITLDGDLVNPGGSMTGGASKRASSSLLARKGELEELKAKLVIMEERTAAVETQVKKLKEEIQTKEKEQEASRSKGETLRIEEQKWKANLREIELHFENMNERLSIYDMEKDEYENELKKLQERKEQLTESTLAIQKEIAQLDSEIQQLTEKRKSERTSKDILIAETSDIKAELAAKNEKFMSSRKQFERVEQEILETNQRKGRLQEDIEWLQSEMTESFEGEGKLEEQAKRKLFDKTETTKLISLRREERLHLQQTIEDEELDLKELKRQHKGMLEVVKDEEVKLNRMDVELENRLEHLRTEYVLSYEAAKQEYPLSLPIDEARKKVKLIKLAIDELGTVNLGAIDEYSRVEERYTFLLEQQTDLQEAKDTLFQVIDEMDTEMKKRFKETFDAICNHFESVFRALFGGGRAELKLTDASNLLKTGVDIVAQPPGKKLQNLGLLSGGERALTAIALLFSILKVRPVPFCVLDEVEAALDEANVHRFSEYLKQYGRKTQFIVITHRKGTMEEADVLYGVTMQESGVSKLVSVRLEETKEILQSNEKEVMV